In one Micromonospora polyrhachis genomic region, the following are encoded:
- a CDS encoding ADP-ribosyltransferase domain-containing protein, producing the protein MSDTHVPPPLDPDDQLGLAELFSGGGEPWLPLLKPAIEAQPTAHTFIGPARSPKIVPVRELTFQALKPNPPHKWKVVVFGQNPYPRPESATGIAMFDNTFHDWADSQFGKVISIRCIIKAAAMWKHGIPKKTPIADIRALLKEHDTVQPPEWFQAMLAQGVLLLNASLTASSDGVMATDQHTAFWRPVVEKLVEEILRAKQNADEQDRGVVFAWWGAHARTLKSVVLRLQKKYPGVEVRHIDHPNPAAQGDIFCDGDHFATVNAALRALGADEIDWLPSKGWDKLAAVQGGTDAATADRMGAFIASTMELHKLYLDRLASVKDEGLALPAITGVFDTPLMDFREAVAPAAKLLSNLDWHVVRSHEFGKRQTDSVTSGLSADEVAALYLYTCESAFYRQINATLRNPDRTRIVPYLPYLRLLFSAVSRLPARTGPLWRGVSLDLRAQYPLGETVTWWGVSSCTSKLGVAEAFLGRRGKRTLFEVRPVRAVSIRDFSAFTGEEEFILAPGTQLKVTDVKSERGGLCTVRLTELDEQRMVA; encoded by the coding sequence ATGAGCGACACCCACGTCCCACCGCCACTCGACCCGGACGACCAGCTGGGTCTCGCCGAACTTTTCTCCGGTGGCGGCGAGCCGTGGCTGCCGCTGTTGAAGCCGGCCATCGAGGCACAGCCGACAGCACACACCTTCATCGGCCCTGCCCGCAGCCCGAAGATCGTCCCCGTCCGCGAACTGACCTTCCAGGCGCTCAAGCCCAACCCGCCACACAAATGGAAGGTCGTCGTCTTCGGGCAGAACCCGTACCCACGGCCGGAGAGCGCCACCGGCATCGCGATGTTCGACAACACCTTCCACGACTGGGCGGACAGCCAGTTCGGCAAGGTCATTAGCATCCGCTGCATCATCAAGGCCGCGGCGATGTGGAAGCACGGGATACCCAAGAAGACGCCGATCGCCGACATTCGCGCACTGCTCAAAGAGCACGACACCGTCCAGCCACCGGAGTGGTTCCAGGCGATGCTCGCGCAGGGTGTGCTGCTGCTCAACGCTTCGCTCACCGCCAGCAGTGACGGTGTGATGGCCACCGACCAGCACACCGCGTTCTGGCGGCCGGTCGTCGAGAAGCTCGTCGAGGAGATCCTGCGGGCCAAGCAGAACGCCGACGAGCAGGACCGGGGCGTGGTGTTCGCGTGGTGGGGAGCCCACGCCCGTACGCTCAAGAGCGTCGTGCTCCGGCTCCAGAAGAAGTACCCCGGGGTGGAGGTCCGGCACATCGACCACCCGAACCCCGCAGCGCAGGGGGACATCTTCTGCGACGGGGACCACTTCGCCACAGTGAACGCGGCGCTCCGAGCGCTCGGAGCCGACGAAATCGACTGGTTGCCCAGCAAGGGGTGGGACAAGCTCGCGGCCGTTCAGGGCGGTACGGACGCGGCCACAGCCGACCGCATGGGGGCGTTCATCGCCTCCACCATGGAGCTGCACAAGCTCTACCTGGACCGGCTGGCCAGCGTCAAGGACGAGGGTCTGGCTCTCCCCGCCATCACCGGCGTCTTCGACACCCCACTCATGGACTTCCGGGAAGCCGTCGCCCCGGCCGCCAAACTGCTGTCGAATCTCGACTGGCACGTGGTGCGATCGCACGAGTTCGGCAAGCGGCAGACGGACAGCGTGACCAGCGGGTTGTCCGCCGACGAGGTCGCGGCTCTCTACCTGTACACCTGTGAATCGGCGTTCTACCGGCAGATCAATGCCACCCTGCGCAATCCGGATCGCACCAGGATCGTTCCCTATCTCCCGTACCTGCGACTTCTGTTCTCGGCCGTGTCCCGGCTGCCAGCCCGTACCGGGCCGCTGTGGCGCGGGGTGTCGCTGGATCTGCGGGCGCAGTATCCGCTCGGCGAGACCGTGACCTGGTGGGGCGTGTCCTCGTGTACGTCGAAGTTGGGCGTGGCCGAGGCGTTCCTCGGCCGTCGCGGCAAGCGGACGCTCTTCGAGGTACGCCCCGTTCGCGCGGTCAGCATCCGCGACTTCTCCGCCTTCACGGGTGAGGAGGAGTTCATTCTCGCTCCCGGTACGCAGCTCAAGGTGACCGACGTCAAGTCCGAACGTGGCGGCCTGTGCACCGTACGGCTGACCGAACTGGATGAGCAGCGGATGGTGGCGTGA
- a CDS encoding macro domain-containing protein, whose translation MTIEPVQPPLRVVLTDVNAKVVQAWRSAFADSPDVEIVKGSILVQRVDAWVSPTNSRGRMDGGVDAVIKRHLGPGIQLRVQRAIRDRFGEALPVGSAVCVTSGAANPKFLISTPTMEESVADVRETLNVALACAAAFQAIHLQNERQPGSIRSVALVGMGAATGRVPAQVCANLMWAAHTLFHDYRFQDYDDLRETICAQLNDIESRPADERVRITPPAPSGPRR comes from the coding sequence ATGACCATCGAACCCGTACAGCCGCCGCTCAGAGTGGTGTTGACCGACGTCAACGCAAAGGTGGTGCAGGCGTGGCGGTCGGCGTTCGCCGACAGCCCGGACGTCGAGATCGTCAAGGGGTCGATCCTCGTCCAGCGGGTCGATGCCTGGGTCAGTCCGACCAACTCCCGTGGACGGATGGACGGCGGGGTCGACGCCGTCATCAAACGACACCTCGGACCGGGAATCCAACTGCGTGTCCAGCGCGCGATCCGGGACCGGTTCGGAGAAGCCCTGCCGGTCGGAAGTGCCGTGTGCGTAACCTCCGGCGCCGCCAACCCGAAGTTCCTGATCTCGACCCCGACGATGGAAGAGTCCGTAGCGGACGTGCGCGAAACACTGAACGTGGCACTGGCCTGCGCTGCGGCCTTCCAGGCCATCCACCTGCAGAACGAACGGCAGCCAGGCAGCATCAGGTCGGTGGCGCTGGTCGGCATGGGCGCGGCGACCGGCCGGGTGCCGGCCCAGGTCTGCGCCAATCTGATGTGGGCCGCGCACACCCTCTTCCACGACTACCGCTTCCAGGACTACGACGACCTGCGGGAGACGATCTGCGCGCAGCTCAACGACATCGAGAGCCGCCCGGCGGACGAGCGGGTACGGATTACGCCCCCCGCACCGTCGGGCCCGCGCCGCTGA
- a CDS encoding DEAD/DEAH box helicase — MSSPAERYAAARRRAAQANMFPALEEFALDLGFDLDDFQREACQALERGSGVLVCAPTGAGKTVVGEFAVHLALRANRAGSAGAPQAASADVAVSPPAGGPAGAPRRKCFYTTPIKALSNQKYHDLVDRYGADQVGLLTGDNAINGDAPVVVMTTEVLRNMLYVGSATLEGLAYVVMDEVHYLADRFRGGVWEEVIIHLPPSVTLVSLSATVSNAEEFAEWLVTVRGETEVVVSEHRPVPLWQHMLVGRRMFDLFHDADAARKHDVHPELLRYTRETMRRLELGDAASGGPGQGWNRRGPRWRGPLRADVVERLDREGLLPAILFIFSRAGCAAAVQQCLAAGLRLTTPDERAEIRHVVESRITTIPSEDLSVLGYWEWLDGLERGLAAHHAGMLPAFKEVVEELFVRGLVKAVFATETLALGINMPARCVVLERLVKFNGEAHVDLTPGEYTQLTGRAGRRGIDVEGHAVVVWSPEVEPRHVAGLASTRTYPLRSSFRPSYNMAVNLVGSVGAEPARALLESSFAQFQADRSVVGLARQVQRNVETMEAYDVEADCHHGDFGEYFALRVAIGERERALARQGQAQRKADAIASLERLRIGDVIRVPSGRRSGLAVVLEPGGGGFGEPRPLVLTQDRWAGRVTPGDFTSPAEVLARIRVPRHFNPRSPAARRDLAAAVIATGLDRHPRRRAGRARSNGEDHRLTELRAELRRHPCHACPEREEHARWAERRRRLDRDTDELRQRVAGRTGSLARTFDRICALLTARGYLAPEGGVTEAGRMLGRIWTETDLLVAECLRRGVWDGLSPSELAAAVSVIVYEARRDTDERASVPRGAVAEAVDTTLKLWSEIESDEASRGLEVTREPDLGFVWPIYRWARGEALAKVLASGHDLDGEMPAGDFVRWARQVVDLLGQLSDSGGASSDLRSTARAAMTAVNRGILAYHAAS; from the coding sequence ATGTCGAGCCCCGCCGAGCGGTACGCCGCGGCGCGCCGCAGGGCCGCGCAGGCCAACATGTTCCCCGCGTTGGAGGAGTTCGCCCTCGATCTCGGGTTTGATCTTGATGATTTCCAGCGTGAGGCCTGCCAGGCGCTGGAACGGGGGAGCGGGGTGCTGGTCTGTGCCCCGACCGGTGCCGGTAAGACGGTCGTCGGTGAGTTCGCGGTGCATCTCGCCCTGCGCGCCAACCGGGCCGGCAGTGCCGGTGCCCCCCAGGCGGCCAGTGCCGATGTCGCGGTGTCGCCACCGGCCGGCGGACCGGCAGGCGCCCCCCGACGTAAGTGCTTCTACACCACCCCGATCAAGGCGTTGTCCAACCAGAAGTACCACGACCTGGTGGATCGCTACGGTGCCGACCAGGTGGGGCTGCTGACCGGCGACAACGCGATCAACGGGGACGCGCCGGTGGTGGTGATGACCACCGAAGTGCTGCGCAACATGCTCTACGTCGGCTCGGCCACCCTGGAGGGCCTCGCCTACGTGGTGATGGACGAGGTGCACTACCTCGCCGACCGGTTCCGGGGCGGGGTCTGGGAGGAGGTGATCATCCACCTTCCGCCGTCGGTGACGCTGGTGTCCCTGTCGGCGACAGTCTCCAACGCCGAGGAGTTCGCCGAGTGGCTGGTCACCGTCCGGGGAGAGACCGAGGTGGTGGTCAGCGAGCACCGGCCGGTGCCGCTGTGGCAGCACATGCTGGTCGGCCGACGGATGTTCGATCTGTTCCACGACGCGGACGCGGCCCGTAAACACGACGTACATCCGGAACTGCTGCGCTACACCCGGGAGACCATGCGCCGGCTGGAACTTGGCGACGCCGCCTCCGGCGGGCCGGGGCAGGGTTGGAATCGCCGCGGCCCCCGCTGGCGCGGCCCGCTCCGAGCCGACGTGGTGGAACGACTGGATCGGGAAGGACTACTTCCGGCGATCCTGTTCATCTTCAGCCGGGCCGGCTGCGCTGCCGCCGTACAACAATGCCTGGCCGCTGGGCTGCGTCTGACCACACCCGATGAGCGAGCCGAGATCCGGCACGTGGTGGAGAGCCGGATCACCACCATCCCCAGTGAGGACCTGTCGGTGCTCGGCTACTGGGAATGGCTCGACGGACTGGAACGTGGCCTGGCCGCGCACCACGCGGGGATGCTGCCGGCGTTCAAGGAGGTGGTCGAGGAACTGTTCGTACGCGGTCTGGTCAAGGCGGTCTTCGCCACCGAGACGCTGGCCCTGGGCATCAACATGCCGGCCCGGTGCGTGGTGCTCGAACGCCTGGTCAAGTTCAACGGTGAGGCACACGTCGACCTGACGCCGGGGGAGTACACCCAGCTGACCGGCCGGGCGGGGCGGCGGGGCATCGACGTCGAGGGGCACGCGGTCGTCGTCTGGTCCCCGGAGGTCGAACCGCGGCACGTCGCCGGCCTGGCCTCCACCCGTACCTATCCGCTGCGGTCGAGTTTCCGGCCGTCGTACAACATGGCGGTCAACCTGGTCGGCTCGGTCGGTGCCGAACCGGCCCGCGCGCTGCTGGAGTCGTCGTTCGCGCAGTTCCAAGCCGACCGGTCGGTGGTCGGATTGGCCCGGCAGGTGCAGCGCAACGTCGAGACCATGGAGGCGTACGACGTCGAGGCCGACTGCCACCACGGCGACTTCGGTGAGTACTTCGCTCTGCGGGTGGCGATCGGGGAGCGGGAGCGGGCCCTGGCCCGGCAGGGACAGGCCCAACGCAAGGCCGACGCGATCGCCTCCCTGGAGCGACTGCGGATCGGCGACGTGATTCGGGTGCCGTCGGGCCGCCGGTCCGGTCTGGCCGTGGTGCTCGAACCTGGCGGCGGCGGCTTCGGCGAACCGCGCCCGCTGGTGCTGACCCAGGACCGGTGGGCCGGGCGGGTCACCCCGGGCGACTTCACCAGTCCGGCCGAGGTGCTGGCCCGCATCCGGGTGCCCCGGCACTTCAACCCGCGTTCGCCAGCCGCCCGTCGGGACCTGGCCGCAGCGGTCATCGCGACCGGGCTGGACCGGCATCCTCGTCGTCGGGCGGGTCGAGCCCGAAGCAACGGCGAGGACCACCGACTGACCGAGTTGCGCGCCGAACTGCGTCGGCACCCCTGCCATGCCTGCCCGGAGCGGGAGGAGCATGCCCGCTGGGCCGAACGGCGGCGGCGGCTGGACCGGGACACCGACGAACTGCGCCAGCGGGTCGCGGGGCGGACCGGCTCGCTGGCTCGGACCTTCGACCGGATCTGCGCCCTGCTCACCGCGCGCGGCTACCTCGCGCCGGAGGGCGGGGTTACCGAGGCTGGCCGGATGCTCGGCCGGATCTGGACCGAGACCGACCTGCTGGTGGCCGAGTGCCTACGCCGGGGGGTGTGGGACGGGCTGTCCCCGTCGGAGCTGGCCGCTGCCGTGTCCGTGATCGTGTACGAGGCCCGTCGGGACACCGACGAGCGGGCGTCCGTGCCCCGGGGTGCGGTGGCCGAGGCGGTCGATACGACGTTGAAGCTCTGGTCCGAAATCGAGTCCGACGAGGCGTCCCGAGGGTTGGAGGTGACCCGGGAGCCGGATCTCGGGTTTGTCTGGCCGATCTACCGGTGGGCCCGCGGCGAGGCGCTGGCCAAGGTGTTGGCCAGTGGGCACGACCTCGACGGTGAGATGCCGGCCGGGGACTTCGTCCGGTGGGCCCGGCAGGTGGTCGACCTGTTGGGGCAGCTCTCCGACTCGGGGGGCGCCTCCAGCGACCTGCGGTCCACCGCCCGGGCGGCCATGACCGCCGTCAACCGGGGCATCCTGGCCTACCACGCCGCATCCTGA
- the tatC gene encoding twin-arginine translocase subunit TatC: MRFALRKRGPSSFERAADGSMTLIEHVRELRNRLFRASLAIVVGFGLGMWLAGPVLNLLKKPYCDLPKAQLANGQCNFVQLGPADLFLLNLKIALWVGLIVAAPIWLYQLWAFIAPGLHRHERRYAYAFVAIAAPLFAGGAVLAYFVTSKGLEFLLDISAADINTTLDITRYVSFVTNLILLFGVAFEFPLVVLMLNFVGVASARRLLGWWRIAVFIFFAFSAVVTPTPDPFGMTALALCLSALYFVAVGVAFINDKRRGRGKEMYTGLDDDEVSPLADDREPVEASEAVAPVTPVSAPTPIDRRYDDMT; this comes from the coding sequence GTGCGGTTCGCCCTTCGTAAGCGCGGTCCGAGCAGCTTCGAGCGGGCCGCCGACGGCTCGATGACGCTCATCGAGCACGTTCGCGAGTTGCGCAACCGCCTGTTCCGCGCATCGTTGGCCATCGTGGTCGGGTTCGGCCTCGGAATGTGGTTGGCCGGCCCGGTCCTGAATCTGCTGAAGAAACCGTACTGCGACTTGCCGAAGGCCCAGTTGGCCAACGGCCAGTGCAACTTCGTGCAGCTCGGTCCGGCCGACCTGTTCCTGCTCAACCTGAAGATCGCCCTCTGGGTGGGGTTGATCGTGGCCGCGCCGATCTGGCTGTACCAGCTCTGGGCCTTCATCGCCCCGGGCCTGCACCGGCACGAGCGGCGTTACGCGTACGCGTTCGTCGCCATCGCCGCGCCCTTGTTCGCCGGCGGTGCGGTGCTCGCCTACTTCGTCACGTCGAAGGGGCTGGAGTTCCTACTCGACATCTCGGCCGCCGACATCAACACCACGTTGGACATCACCCGGTACGTCTCCTTCGTCACCAACCTGATCCTGCTGTTCGGAGTGGCGTTCGAGTTCCCGTTGGTCGTACTCATGCTCAACTTCGTGGGGGTGGCCAGCGCTCGTCGGCTCCTCGGCTGGTGGCGGATCGCGGTCTTCATCTTCTTCGCCTTCTCGGCGGTCGTCACACCGACGCCTGACCCGTTCGGTATGACGGCGCTGGCGCTCTGCCTGTCGGCGCTCTACTTCGTCGCCGTCGGGGTCGCGTTCATCAACGACAAGCGCCGTGGCCGGGGCAAGGAGATGTACACGGGACTGGACGACGACGAGGTGTCGCCGCTGGCCGACGACCGGGAACCGGTCGAGGCGAGCGAGGCGGTCGCCCCGGTCACCCCGGTTTCCGCGCCGACTCCGATCGATCGTCGCTACGACGACATGACCTGA
- the tatA gene encoding Sec-independent protein translocase subunit TatA, producing the protein MGALKPWHIIVLVVVLILLFGAKRLPDAARSLGRSLRIIKAETKSLADDDKDLAEKADVQHGRQPLQPDNVVHPTSVHQPGYQPPAPPVNDPQRVRDNH; encoded by the coding sequence ATGGGTGCCCTCAAGCCGTGGCACATCATCGTGCTCGTGGTCGTGCTGATCCTGCTGTTCGGCGCGAAGCGGCTCCCGGACGCGGCCCGTTCGCTGGGCCGATCGCTGCGGATCATCAAGGCCGAGACGAAGAGCCTCGCCGACGACGACAAGGATCTGGCCGAGAAGGCCGACGTCCAGCACGGCCGCCAACCGCTGCAGCCGGACAACGTCGTCCACCCGACCAGCGTGCACCAGCCCGGCTACCAGCCGCCCGCACCGCCGGTGAACGACCCGCAGCGCGTCCGCGACAACCACTGA
- a CDS encoding HAD family hydrolase, protein MPDHAEPPTPRTPSGAASNPDPVPPRRPFDAVLFDFHGTLAQVEDPVGWVLAGATACGVTLDRVRATSLADRLITAGRAGGPLPTRVPPHLAEVWADRDLYTYAHRDAYVGLAATVATDIEGLADALYDRLLGPEGWLPYTDTASTLSTLKAAGVPVAVVSNIGFDIRPLFAAWELTDLVDAFVLSYEVGRCKPDPGIFLRACGMLGVDPERALMVGDTPADAGAVRAGLATLVLPAAEAGLANGLTATLALALPVK, encoded by the coding sequence GTGCCGGACCATGCCGAACCCCCCACGCCCCGTACGCCGAGCGGAGCCGCCAGCAACCCGGACCCGGTGCCCCCGCGCCGGCCGTTCGACGCGGTTCTCTTCGACTTCCACGGCACGCTCGCCCAGGTGGAGGACCCGGTCGGCTGGGTCCTGGCCGGGGCCACCGCGTGCGGCGTCACCCTGGACCGGGTCCGCGCCACCTCACTCGCCGACCGTCTGATCACCGCTGGTCGGGCCGGCGGCCCGCTGCCTACCCGGGTCCCACCGCACCTGGCCGAGGTGTGGGCCGACCGGGATCTCTATACATACGCGCACCGGGATGCCTACGTCGGCCTGGCGGCCACCGTCGCCACCGACATCGAAGGACTCGCCGACGCCCTCTACGACCGCCTCCTCGGTCCCGAGGGCTGGTTGCCCTACACCGACACCGCCTCGACGTTGAGCACGCTGAAGGCAGCCGGCGTCCCGGTGGCGGTGGTCAGCAACATCGGCTTCGACATCCGGCCGCTCTTCGCCGCGTGGGAACTCACCGACCTGGTCGACGCGTTCGTGCTGTCGTACGAGGTGGGCCGCTGCAAGCCCGACCCGGGGATCTTCCTGCGGGCCTGCGGAATGCTCGGGGTGGACCCGGAGCGGGCGCTGATGGTCGGGGACACCCCGGCCGATGCGGGGGCGGTACGCGCCGGGCTCGCCACCCTGGTGCTGCCAGCCGCCGAGGCCGGGCTCGCCAACGGTCTGACCGCCACGCTGGCCCTCGCCCTACCGGTGAAGTGA
- a CDS encoding diacylglycerol kinase, whose amino-acid sequence MTAHDQLAGAVPDGGLLDGPVAVLANPTAGRGRRRLLLPAVLERLGAAGRDVWLLAADTPDEARAACRDAVRDGAAALVTIGGDGTSHLAMQAVGGSRVAFGPVPAGTGNDFAVEAGYPDDPLAAADVIAAALAAGRTHTLDLARLTGADGEQHWYGTVLAAGFDAIVNERANRMNWPRGPRRYDLAILVELARLRPRRYTLRLDGEEEHRFDAVLVAVGNCASYGGGMRICPMADPADGKLDVVVAGAVSRSTLVRIKPQVYRGTHVTHPQVRTYRAHTVELHAEEIVGYADGERLARLPVTVTAVPGALRLLR is encoded by the coding sequence GTGACCGCACACGATCAACTTGCCGGTGCCGTGCCCGACGGTGGGCTCCTCGACGGCCCGGTGGCCGTACTAGCCAATCCCACCGCTGGCCGGGGCCGGCGTCGGCTGCTGTTGCCTGCCGTGTTGGAGCGGCTCGGCGCGGCGGGGCGGGACGTATGGCTGTTGGCGGCCGACACTCCGGACGAGGCGCGGGCGGCGTGTCGCGACGCGGTCCGCGACGGGGCCGCCGCCCTGGTCACCATCGGCGGTGACGGCACCAGCCACCTGGCCATGCAAGCCGTCGGCGGAAGCCGGGTGGCGTTCGGTCCGGTGCCGGCCGGCACCGGCAACGACTTCGCCGTCGAGGCCGGCTACCCGGACGACCCGCTCGCCGCGGCCGACGTAATCGCCGCCGCGCTGGCCGCCGGCCGGACCCACACCCTGGACCTGGCCCGGTTGACCGGGGCCGATGGCGAGCAGCACTGGTACGGCACGGTGCTGGCCGCCGGCTTCGACGCAATCGTCAACGAGCGGGCCAATCGGATGAACTGGCCGCGCGGGCCACGCCGCTACGACCTTGCCATCCTGGTCGAGCTGGCTCGGCTCCGGCCCCGTCGCTACACGTTGCGTCTGGACGGGGAGGAGGAGCACCGGTTCGACGCGGTGCTGGTGGCGGTCGGCAACTGTGCCAGCTACGGCGGTGGGATGCGGATCTGCCCGATGGCCGATCCAGCCGACGGGAAGCTGGACGTGGTGGTCGCCGGGGCGGTCAGCCGGAGCACACTGGTGCGGATCAAGCCGCAGGTCTATCGGGGCACCCACGTGACGCATCCGCAGGTGCGGACCTATCGTGCGCATACCGTCGAACTGCACGCCGAGGAGATCGTCGGGTATGCCGACGGTGAGCGGCTCGCCCGGCTGCCGGTGACCGTGACCGCCGTACCCGGGGCGTTGCGGTTGCTGCGTTGA
- a CDS encoding C39 family peptidase, whose product MNTTTMRKTALGIAGLAFTGGLAAAPFTTTPAHADTGKPAAKVQHDKRDSGKAKELDLKYEAQTNFYYCGPAATRNALSASGHHINQDEAAKQLGTTEDGTNSAEDTTRVLNKVVGGNKYKTIAIPDRSADDKQTNKLADDIRKAVDNGRAVVANIAGTATDTEGGTHSFQGGHYISVTGYTDNGNKVKIADSANPNTASYWMTTDNLADWIATRGYSA is encoded by the coding sequence ATGAACACCACCACCATGCGCAAGACCGCCCTCGGCATCGCCGGCCTCGCCTTCACCGGCGGCCTCGCCGCCGCCCCCTTCACCACCACCCCCGCCCACGCCGACACCGGCAAGCCGGCCGCCAAGGTGCAGCACGACAAGCGCGACAGCGGTAAGGCCAAGGAACTCGACCTCAAGTACGAAGCCCAAACCAACTTCTACTACTGCGGCCCCGCCGCCACCCGAAACGCGTTGAGCGCCTCCGGCCACCACATCAACCAAGACGAAGCCGCCAAGCAACTCGGCACCACCGAAGACGGCACCAACTCCGCCGAAGACACCACCCGCGTCCTCAACAAGGTCGTCGGCGGCAACAAGTACAAAACCATCGCCATCCCCGACCGGTCAGCCGACGACAAGCAGACCAACAAACTCGCCGACGACATCCGCAAGGCAGTCGACAACGGCCGCGCCGTCGTCGCCAACATCGCCGGCACCGCCACCGACACAGAAGGCGGCACCCACTCCTTCCAAGGCGGCCACTACATCTCCGTCACCGGCTACACCGACAACGGCAACAAGGTGAAAATCGCAGACTCCGCCAACCCCAACACCGCCAGCTACTGGATGACCACCGACAACCTCGCCGACTGGATCGCCACCCGCGGCTACTCCGCCTGA
- a CDS encoding 5'-3' exonuclease has translation MNESPPLLLVDAPSLYFRAYFGIPESAAKAPDGSPVNAVRGFLDMLATLIRNRRPDRLVCALDYDWRPEWRVALLPSYKAHRLAPAGGEVVPDTLVPQVPLLLEVLAAVGIPAIGAAGYEADDVLGTLAVTQPGPVEVVSGDRDLFQLVDDARGVRLLYCGRGVAKLEDCDDAAVRAKYGVPAVGYADFAALRGDPSDGLPGVPGVGEKTAARLIDRYGSLDAILAGLDDPDAGFAPGLRAKLLAAREYLTVAPQVVRVALDVPLPKLVTALPPVPVDEERLLKLAEQWNLASSCRRLIEAISATR, from the coding sequence GTGAACGAAAGCCCTCCCCTGCTCCTCGTCGACGCGCCGAGCCTCTACTTCCGGGCCTACTTCGGCATCCCGGAGTCCGCGGCCAAGGCACCCGACGGCAGTCCGGTCAACGCCGTACGCGGATTCCTGGACATGCTCGCCACGTTGATCCGTAACCGTCGACCGGACCGACTGGTATGCGCCCTGGACTACGACTGGCGTCCGGAGTGGCGGGTGGCGCTGCTGCCGTCGTACAAGGCACACCGACTGGCACCCGCCGGAGGCGAGGTCGTGCCGGACACCCTGGTTCCCCAGGTGCCGCTGCTGTTGGAGGTGCTGGCCGCCGTGGGCATCCCGGCGATCGGTGCGGCGGGCTACGAGGCGGACGACGTACTCGGCACGTTGGCCGTGACCCAGCCCGGCCCGGTCGAGGTGGTGTCCGGGGACCGTGACCTGTTCCAGCTCGTCGACGACGCCCGGGGCGTACGGCTGCTCTACTGCGGCCGGGGCGTGGCCAAGCTGGAGGACTGTGACGACGCGGCCGTACGGGCGAAGTACGGTGTGCCGGCGGTCGGGTACGCCGACTTCGCCGCGCTGCGCGGTGACCCGAGCGACGGCTTGCCAGGCGTGCCGGGGGTCGGGGAGAAGACCGCCGCCCGGCTGATCGACCGGTACGGCAGCCTGGACGCCATCCTGGCCGGGCTGGACGACCCGGACGCCGGCTTCGCCCCGGGGCTACGTGCCAAGCTGCTCGCCGCCCGTGAGTATCTGACGGTGGCGCCCCAGGTGGTGCGGGTGGCGCTGGACGTACCACTGCCGAAGCTGGTCACCGCACTGCCGCCGGTGCCGGTCGACGAGGAGCGGCTGCTGAAACTCGCCGAACAGTGGAACCTCGCCAGCTCCTGCCGGCGACTGATCGAGGCGATCAGCGCAACGCGGTGA
- a CDS encoding adenosine kinase, translated as MSDQTDVLVLGGAGVDTIVHVPDLPLPFQDSYHVPAIEMRAGQTGDNVALGLRALGLRTVHIDVLGDDREGELVRALHEAYDIPLLAVPTGAGTKRAVNLVDPTGRRLSLYDGSRSDDSDRLPAELLAAHTSKARLVHVSITHPCQHAIGQLVDSAAVVSTDLHDWDGENPYHEAFAYAADVVFLSATALVDGPAALRRIIDAGRARIVVATAGAQGGYALVRGEDEIRPFTAVRPVAPVIDSNGAGDAFVAGFLCGHLAGAPVETCLRYGAIAGAHACTVPSTRVDPIARSVLLDRAAIPAVSPG; from the coding sequence TTGTCTGACCAGACCGACGTGCTGGTGCTCGGTGGTGCCGGCGTCGACACCATTGTCCACGTGCCCGACCTGCCGCTGCCGTTCCAGGACAGTTACCACGTCCCGGCGATCGAGATGCGCGCCGGGCAGACCGGTGACAACGTGGCCCTGGGGCTGCGGGCACTGGGACTGCGCACCGTGCACATCGACGTGCTCGGCGACGACCGGGAGGGTGAGCTGGTCCGTGCCCTGCACGAGGCGTACGACATTCCGCTGCTCGCCGTACCGACGGGTGCCGGCACCAAGCGGGCGGTGAACCTGGTGGACCCCACCGGTCGGCGACTGTCGCTCTACGACGGAAGCCGGAGTGACGACAGCGACCGGCTGCCGGCGGAGCTGCTCGCGGCGCACACGTCGAAGGCCCGGCTCGTCCACGTGTCCATCACCCACCCCTGCCAGCACGCCATCGGACAGCTCGTCGACTCTGCGGCGGTCGTCTCCACCGACCTGCACGACTGGGACGGCGAGAATCCGTACCACGAGGCATTCGCCTACGCCGCCGACGTGGTCTTCCTCTCGGCGACGGCGCTGGTCGACGGCCCGGCCGCCCTACGTCGGATCATCGACGCAGGGCGGGCCCGGATCGTGGTCGCCACGGCCGGTGCCCAGGGCGGGTACGCCCTGGTGCGGGGCGAGGACGAGATCCGCCCCTTCACCGCCGTCCGCCCTGTGGCACCTGTCATCGACTCCAACGGCGCCGGTGACGCCTTCGTGGCCGGGTTCCTGTGTGGACACCTGGCGGGGGCACCGGTGGAAACCTGCCTGAGGTACGGCGCGATCGCCGGGGCGCACGCCTGCACTGTCCCGAGCACCCGGGTCGATCCCATCGCGCGGTCCGTTCTGCTCGACCGTGCCGCCATACCGGCAGTGTCGCCCGGCTGA